From a single Aestuariibius sp. HNIBRBA575 genomic region:
- a CDS encoding P-II family nitrogen regulator, with amino-acid sequence MKLIIATIKPFKLEEVREALTSIGVRGMMVTEVKGFGSQSGHTEIYRGAEYAVNFVPKVKLEIVVPAAMADEVVATISKTARTEKIGDGKIFVLDVESALRVRTGETDGDAL; translated from the coding sequence GTGAAACTCATCATTGCAACAATCAAACCGTTCAAGCTGGAAGAGGTCCGCGAAGCGCTCACTTCTATTGGTGTGCGCGGCATGATGGTCACCGAAGTCAAAGGCTTTGGGTCACAATCAGGTCACACTGAAATTTATCGTGGCGCCGAATACGCCGTGAATTTTGTGCCAAAGGTGAAACTGGAAATCGTTGTTCCAGCCGCCATGGCCGACGAAGTGGTTGCCACCATTTCAAAAACCGCCCGGACCGAAAAAATCGGTGACGGCAAAATCTTTGTTCTGGATGTCGAAAGCGCCCTGCGTGTGCGTACCGGCGAAACCGACGGGGACGCGCTGTAA
- the amt gene encoding ammonium transporter, with protein MKLLKSLSVAGAMTALPTLALAQEAAAPGFDEIGPYIMTTLLFLVGGFLVFWMAAGFAMLEAGLVRSKNVTTQLTKNIALFSLAGIMYWLVGFNLMYPGEWIIPGVLGGFSPTVLEPVGLGAADASLDYASVASDFFFQLMFCATTASIVSGTLAERIKLWPFLIFVVVLTGLIYPIEASWQWGGGWLSEMGFSDFAGSTLVHAAGGFAALAGAIILGARIGKYKDGRTIPMPGSNLALATLGTFILWLGWFGFNGGSQLAAGTVGDITDVGRIFANTNMAASAGAVAALLLTQALYKKVDLTMVLNGALAGLVSITAEPLAPSLFESLWIGAVGGVIVVFAVPFLDKLKIDDVVGAIPVHLIAGFWGTMIVAINTQAPLLDEAGEVVVIDGVEQTVGFAAQLVTQFVGFAAIGIFVFVVSAIGFYILKAVMGIRVDEEAEINGLDMSELGMEAYPEFTNG; from the coding sequence ATGAAACTTCTTAAATCACTTTCGGTTGCTGGTGCTATGACGGCCCTGCCAACCCTTGCTTTGGCCCAAGAGGCTGCGGCACCCGGTTTCGATGAAATCGGCCCCTATATCATGACCACATTGCTGTTCCTTGTGGGTGGCTTTCTGGTGTTCTGGATGGCCGCTGGCTTTGCCATGTTAGAGGCAGGTCTGGTGCGGTCTAAAAACGTCACCACACAGCTGACCAAAAACATCGCGCTGTTTTCGCTGGCCGGCATTATGTATTGGCTGGTTGGCTTTAACCTGATGTATCCCGGCGAATGGATCATTCCGGGCGTTTTGGGCGGCTTCTCTCCGACGGTGTTGGAACCGGTTGGTCTGGGTGCTGCGGATGCGTCCCTGGATTATGCCTCTGTTGCGTCTGACTTCTTCTTTCAGTTGATGTTCTGTGCAACCACAGCGTCAATTGTGTCGGGCACATTGGCCGAACGCATCAAATTGTGGCCCTTCCTGATCTTTGTTGTTGTGCTGACAGGCCTGATCTACCCGATCGAAGCGTCCTGGCAGTGGGGTGGCGGCTGGTTGTCCGAAATGGGCTTCTCTGACTTCGCTGGTTCTACTTTGGTTCACGCCGCTGGTGGTTTCGCAGCTTTGGCTGGTGCGATCATCCTTGGTGCGCGGATCGGTAAATACAAAGACGGCCGCACAATCCCAATGCCCGGTTCCAATCTGGCGCTTGCCACTTTGGGGACATTCATCCTGTGGCTGGGTTGGTTCGGCTTTAACGGTGGTTCGCAGCTGGCTGCGGGGACTGTTGGCGACATCACAGATGTTGGTCGTATCTTTGCCAACACCAACATGGCGGCGTCGGCCGGTGCGGTTGCGGCCCTGCTGTTGACACAAGCCCTGTACAAAAAGGTCGACCTGACGATGGTTCTGAACGGCGCCTTGGCTGGTCTGGTGTCCATCACAGCTGAACCGCTCGCGCCTTCCTTGTTCGAAAGCCTCTGGATCGGTGCCGTCGGTGGTGTCATCGTCGTCTTTGCAGTTCCATTCCTGGACAAGCTGAAAATCGACGATGTTGTTGGTGCGATCCCGGTACACCTGATTGCGGGTTTCTGGGGCACAATGATCGTAGCGATCAACACCCAAGCCCCATTGCTGGACGAAGCTGGCGAAGTTGTTGTCATCGACGGTGTTGAACAAACGGTTGGCTTTGCAGCACAGTTGGTCACTCAGTTTGTTGGCTTTGCCGCGATCGGTATCTTTGTCTTTGTTGTCTCTGCGATCGGGTTCTACATCCTGAAGGCAGTCATGGGCATCCGGGTTGACGAAGAAGCAGAAATCAACGGTTTGGACATGTCCGAACTGGGGATGGAAGCCTATCCTGAGTTCACCAACGGCTAA